One Thalassotalea hakodatensis DNA segment encodes these proteins:
- the nadK gene encoding NAD(+) kinase has translation MTTVYSTIGLIGKPKHDGAKNTIETLYKFLSEQGYQILIETSVANGLAIENINHRTLVEIGEQADLAIVVGGDGYMLGAARVLSCYNIGVIGVNRGNLGFLTDLPPTDLIEPLKQILNGKSRSEQRFIIEAEVYRHGKLKSSNSAVNEAVLHAGKVASMIEFEVYIDGSFMFSQRSDGLIVSTPTGSTAYSMSAGGPILTPNLNALSLVPMFPHTLTSRPIVVDGESEIKLVLANENYESLQVSCDGHVILAVLPGDEVIIRKSANTLRLIHPLDHDYFNVLRQKLSWGNKLY, from the coding sequence ATGACTACTGTTTACAGCACAATAGGCCTTATTGGCAAACCAAAACATGATGGTGCTAAAAACACCATAGAAACGTTATATAAATTTTTATCTGAACAAGGCTATCAAATACTGATTGAAACATCCGTAGCAAATGGTTTGGCAATAGAAAACATTAATCATCGAACACTTGTTGAGATTGGCGAGCAAGCAGACTTAGCTATTGTAGTCGGCGGCGATGGTTACATGTTAGGGGCTGCTCGTGTACTCTCTTGTTACAACATCGGCGTGATAGGTGTTAACCGAGGTAACCTAGGTTTTCTTACCGATTTGCCTCCCACCGACTTAATAGAACCACTAAAACAAATATTGAATGGCAAGTCTCGATCTGAACAGCGATTTATTATCGAGGCTGAAGTGTATCGCCATGGAAAATTAAAAAGCTCAAATAGTGCAGTCAATGAAGCGGTACTACATGCCGGTAAAGTTGCTAGCATGATAGAATTTGAAGTGTATATTGATGGCAGCTTTATGTTTAGCCAGCGCTCTGACGGCTTAATTGTATCAACACCCACAGGCTCTACGGCTTATTCGATGTCGGCAGGAGGGCCAATATTAACCCCCAATCTCAATGCATTGTCTTTAGTGCCAATGTTTCCGCACACCCTCACAAGCAGGCCAATAGTCGTTGATGGTGAAAGCGAAATTAAATTAGTATTGGCAAACGAGAACTACGAAAGTTTACAGGTAAGTTGTGACGGACACGTTATTTTAGCCGTTTTACCTGGAGATGAAGTGATCATTAGAAAAAGTGCCAATACACTTAGACTCATTCACCCATTAGATCATGATTATTTCAATGTGCTCAGACAAAAACTAAGCTGGGGTAATAAGCTTTATTAA
- the grpE gene encoding nucleotide exchange factor GrpE, with product MSNESSENKSAEELAAEKIIAEAEQQVEEQHEHAHEAISAEQERINELELALAAAQTTVADQKDSVIRAKAEVDNVRRRSAQDVEKARKFALEKFVGELLPVVDNLERAIASFDAENEETKPMLEGVELTLQSFLSSLEKFDVKSIEPQDQPFNPELHQAMSMQEVEGVEPNTVIAVMQKGYELNGRLVRPAMVMVSKAKPAVDTEA from the coding sequence ATGTCTAATGAATCATCAGAAAATAAAAGTGCAGAGGAATTAGCTGCAGAGAAAATTATTGCAGAAGCTGAACAGCAAGTGGAAGAGCAACATGAGCACGCGCATGAAGCAATCAGTGCTGAACAAGAAAGAATAAATGAATTAGAGCTAGCGTTAGCTGCAGCTCAAACAACGGTTGCTGATCAAAAAGATTCAGTGATCCGTGCGAAAGCTGAGGTGGATAATGTTCGCCGACGCAGTGCACAAGATGTTGAAAAAGCACGTAAGTTTGCTTTAGAAAAATTTGTAGGCGAATTATTACCTGTAGTTGATAACCTTGAGCGTGCAATAGCTTCTTTTGATGCAGAAAATGAAGAAACAAAGCCAATGCTTGAAGGTGTTGAATTAACCTTACAAAGTTTTCTTAGTTCGTTAGAGAAATTTGATGTAAAAAGTATTGAACCACAAGATCAACCTTTTAACCCTGAATTGCATCAAGCTATGTCAATGCAAGAAGTAGAAGGCGTGGAACCTAATACTGTTATCGCCGTAATGCAAAAAGGTTACGAACTAAATGGCCGTTTAGTTAGACCTGCAATGGTGATGGTATCAAAAGCAAAACCTGCCGTTGATACAGAAGCGTAG
- the dnaK gene encoding molecular chaperone DnaK, which yields MGKIIGIDLGTTNSCVAVLDGDKVRVIENAEGDRTTPSIIAYTDDGETLVGQPAKRQAVTNPNNTLFAIKRLIGRRFEDKEVQRDIDIMPFGIVKADNGDAWVEAKGEKMAPPQVSAEVLKKMKKTAEDYLGESVTEAVITVPAYFNDSQRQATKDAGRIAGLDVKRIINEPTAAALAYGMDKQKGEKVVAVYDLGGGTFDISIIEIDEADGEHTFEVLATNGDTHLGGEDFDNRMINYLVEEFKKDQGMDLTKDPLAMQRLKEAAEKAKCELSSAQQTDVNLPYITADASGPKHMNIKVTRAKLESLVEDMVKATLEPLKTALADSDLSTTDITDVILVGGQTRMPLVQKVVTEFFGKEPRKDVNPDEAVASGAAVQAGVLAGDVTDVLLLDVTPLSLGIETMGGVMTKVIDKNTTIPTKQSQTFSTAEDNQAAVTVHVLQGERKQAQANKSLGQFNLEGIDAAPRGMPQIEVTFDIDADGILHVSAKDKNTGKEQKITIKASSGLSDDEVEQMVRDAEANADSDAKFEELVTARNQADGMVHATRTQITEAGDDLPAEDKEKIEAALTELEAAIKSDNKEEIDAKSQAVVEASHKLMEIAQAKAQAQQGGSAPGADAAQSAGEKPADDVVDAEFEEVKDDK from the coding sequence ATGGGCAAAATAATTGGTATTGACCTAGGGACAACTAACTCATGTGTAGCTGTTCTTGATGGCGACAAAGTACGCGTTATAGAAAATGCGGAAGGCGATCGCACAACTCCTTCTATCATCGCATATACAGACGATGGTGAAACGTTAGTTGGCCAACCGGCAAAGCGCCAAGCGGTAACTAACCCTAACAACACATTATTCGCCATTAAGCGTTTAATTGGTCGTCGTTTTGAAGACAAAGAAGTACAACGCGATATTGACATTATGCCATTTGGTATTGTTAAAGCTGATAATGGCGATGCGTGGGTAGAAGCGAAAGGCGAGAAAATGGCGCCTCCACAAGTTTCTGCAGAAGTATTGAAAAAAATGAAAAAAACAGCTGAAGACTACTTAGGTGAGTCTGTAACAGAAGCTGTTATCACAGTACCTGCATACTTCAATGACTCTCAACGTCAAGCAACTAAAGATGCTGGCCGTATTGCTGGTTTAGATGTTAAGCGTATTATTAATGAGCCAACAGCTGCAGCACTTGCTTACGGTATGGATAAGCAAAAAGGTGAAAAAGTTGTTGCTGTATATGACTTAGGTGGTGGTACTTTTGATATTTCAATCATTGAAATTGATGAAGCAGATGGCGAACACACATTTGAAGTACTTGCGACAAATGGTGATACCCACTTAGGTGGTGAAGATTTTGATAATCGCATGATCAACTATTTAGTTGAAGAGTTTAAGAAAGATCAAGGCATGGATTTAACGAAAGATCCATTAGCAATGCAGCGTCTTAAAGAAGCAGCAGAAAAAGCAAAATGTGAGCTTTCTTCTGCACAACAAACAGATGTTAACTTGCCATACATTACTGCGGACGCTTCAGGTCCTAAGCACATGAACATAAAAGTGACACGTGCGAAACTTGAATCGTTAGTAGAAGACATGGTGAAAGCAACGCTTGAACCATTAAAAACAGCTTTGGCTGACTCTGATTTATCAACAACTGATATCACTGATGTAATTCTTGTTGGTGGTCAAACACGTATGCCATTAGTACAAAAAGTGGTAACAGAATTCTTTGGTAAAGAGCCTCGTAAAGATGTTAACCCTGATGAAGCAGTAGCTTCTGGTGCAGCAGTACAAGCAGGTGTATTAGCAGGTGATGTAACAGATGTATTATTACTTGATGTAACACCATTATCGCTAGGTATTGAAACGATGGGCGGTGTGATGACGAAAGTTATCGATAAAAACACGACTATCCCAACGAAACAGTCGCAAACGTTCTCTACAGCCGAAGATAACCAAGCTGCGGTAACTGTACATGTCTTGCAAGGTGAGCGTAAGCAAGCACAAGCTAATAAGTCATTAGGTCAGTTTAACCTTGAAGGTATTGATGCCGCACCACGTGGTATGCCTCAAATTGAAGTAACATTCGATATTGATGCTGATGGTATTTTACATGTGTCTGCGAAAGACAAAAACACAGGTAAAGAGCAGAAAATCACCATCAAAGCGTCTTCTGGTTTGTCTGATGATGAAGTAGAACAAATGGTACGTGACGCTGAAGCTAATGCAGATTCAGATGCTAAATTTGAAGAATTAGTGACAGCGCGTAACCAAGCTGATGGCATGGTTCATGCAACACGCACTCAAATTACTGAAGCAGGTGATGATTTGCCAGCTGAAGATAAAGAAAAAATTGAAGCCGCGCTTACTGAGCTAGAAGCCGCGATAAAAAGCGACAACAAAGAAGAGATTGACGCTAAATCACAAGCTGTTGTAGAAGCTTCGCATAAGTTAATGGAAATTGCTCAAGCGAAAGCGCAAGCACAACAAGGTGGTTCAGCACCTGGTGCTGATGCAGCTCAAAGCGCAGGTGAAAAACCAGCTGATGATGTTGTTGACGCTGAGTTTGAAGAGGTTAAAGACGACAAATAA
- the dnaJ gene encoding molecular chaperone DnaJ, protein MSKRDYYELLEVAKDASDREIKKAYKRLAMKFHPDRTKGDKEKEETFKQIKEAYEVLMDGQKRAAYDQYGHAAFEQGGMGGGGFGGGGADFGDIFGDVFGDIFGGGRRGGGGGQRARRGSDLRYNLEMSLEEAVRGKSVEIKVPTYVQCDPCNGSGAKKGTQPKTCSTCHGHGQVQMRQGMFAVQQTCPSCNGKGSVISDPCNSCHGQGRVQKTKTLNAKIPSGVDTGDRIRLSGEGEAGEQGAPAGDLYVQVHVKDHPIFVRDENNLFCEMPISFSTAALGGEIEVPTLEGKVKLKVPKETQTGKMFRLRGKGVKSVRSHSVGDLMCKVVVETPINLTGDQVDLLRQLESKMSTSSKKHSPKETGFFDSVKKFFDDLKS, encoded by the coding sequence ATGTCAAAACGCGATTACTATGAACTATTAGAAGTTGCCAAAGATGCGTCTGATCGTGAAATTAAAAAGGCCTATAAGCGTCTTGCTATGAAGTTTCACCCTGATCGTACCAAAGGTGATAAAGAGAAAGAAGAGACATTTAAGCAAATAAAAGAAGCTTATGAAGTGCTCATGGATGGTCAAAAGCGCGCTGCTTATGATCAGTACGGTCATGCAGCCTTTGAACAAGGTGGCATGGGCGGTGGTGGCTTTGGCGGCGGTGGTGCTGATTTCGGTGATATTTTTGGTGATGTATTTGGTGATATTTTTGGTGGAGGTCGTCGTGGCGGCGGCGGAGGCCAACGAGCACGTCGCGGCAGTGATTTAAGATATAACTTAGAAATGTCTTTGGAAGAAGCGGTTCGTGGTAAGTCTGTTGAAATTAAAGTACCCACTTATGTTCAATGTGATCCATGTAATGGTTCTGGCGCTAAAAAAGGTACACAACCTAAAACCTGTAGTACTTGTCATGGCCATGGCCAAGTACAAATGCGCCAAGGTATGTTTGCGGTACAACAAACGTGTCCGAGTTGTAATGGTAAAGGAAGCGTTATTTCTGACCCTTGTAATTCGTGTCATGGTCAAGGACGCGTGCAAAAAACGAAAACCTTAAATGCTAAAATTCCATCTGGCGTGGATACTGGCGATAGAATTCGTTTGTCAGGTGAAGGTGAAGCAGGTGAACAAGGTGCACCAGCAGGTGATTTATATGTTCAAGTACATGTAAAAGATCATCCTATTTTTGTTCGCGATGAAAATAACTTGTTTTGCGAAATGCCAATTAGCTTTTCAACAGCAGCACTTGGCGGCGAAATAGAAGTGCCTACTTTGGAAGGAAAAGTGAAGTTAAAAGTTCCGAAGGAAACGCAAACGGGTAAAATGTTTAGACTACGCGGTAAAGGGGTTAAGTCGGTAAGAAGCCACAGTGTTGGCGACTTAATGTGTAAAGTTGTGGTAGAGACACCAATCAACTTAACGGGTGATCAAGTTGATTTATTGCGTCAATTAGAGTCGAAAATGAGTACGAGCTCAAAGAAGCATAGCCCAAAAGAAACCGGTTTCTTTGATAGCGTTAAAAAGTTTTTTGACGACCTTAAATCATAA
- a CDS encoding helix-turn-helix domain-containing protein, giving the protein MTSKIKVNLDYLLLVRGMSLTELSEAIDISIANLSILKRGKAKAIRFSTLIKLCDALACQPGDLLEIRE; this is encoded by the coding sequence ATGACATCAAAAATTAAAGTAAATCTTGATTATCTATTACTTGTCAGGGGTATGAGCCTAACAGAGCTTTCTGAGGCTATTGACATATCTATCGCCAATTTATCTATTTTAAAACGAGGTAAAGCAAAAGCGATTAGGTTTTCAACGTTGATAAAGCTGTGTGATGCATTGGCTTGTCAGCCAGGTGATCTGCTTGAAATAAGGGAATAG
- a CDS encoding Lrp/AsnC family transcriptional regulator encodes MKKLDDIDLNILTLLYKDADITNKELAAQIGIAPSTCLERVKRMKNHNIIKGAYVDINFKNIGGNIEAIAAIRLQPYSEQIVNKLRDDLLKLPEIVSLYHMGGSYDYFIHMSVKDSEHLRKFVFNAVTSREEVQTVETSLVFEHSRSGVLPSFEDD; translated from the coding sequence ATGAAGAAGTTAGACGATATTGATCTTAACATTTTAACCCTCCTGTACAAAGATGCCGACATCACTAATAAAGAACTTGCCGCTCAAATAGGGATTGCTCCATCTACCTGCTTAGAACGTGTAAAACGGATGAAAAATCATAACATCATAAAAGGTGCTTATGTTGATATCAATTTCAAAAATATCGGTGGTAATATCGAAGCAATTGCAGCAATTCGTTTACAGCCCTATTCAGAGCAGATTGTAAACAAATTGCGCGATGACTTATTAAAACTACCAGAAATTGTTAGCCTTTATCATATGGGAGGAAGTTACGACTACTTTATTCATATGTCAGTTAAAGATAGTGAGCACTTACGAAAGTTTGTTTTTAATGCCGTAACCTCCCGTGAAGAAGTGCAAACAGTCGAAACTTCGTTAGTGTTTGAACACAGTCGTAGTGGTGTTTTGCCGAGCTTTGAAGACGATTAA
- the nhaA gene encoding Na+/H+ antiporter NhaA yields the protein MPIKNIQDFLKLEAASGLILMAAAILAMMIANSPFSPYYDLLLNLPVKVAVGSFEIAKPLLLWINDGLMALFFFLVGLELKREFIEGDLSKPGQITLPAIGAVGGMLVPALCYAIINIDNPKALGGWAIPTATDIAFALGILAIIGSKVPLQLKVFLTSLAIFDDLGAIIVIALFYTDQLSMTSLVVSAIVLTILFIINRRGITDTSPYIFFGIVLWVAVLKSGVHATLAGVILALFIPIKGKEDEPSPLKSLEHNLHAMVAFIILPIFAFANAGISFSGIGFSDITSPVPLGIIAGLVIGKQLGVFGFCFVAIKLGFAKLPENVNWGLLYGVAMLCGVGFTMSLFIGSLAFEQTAGSTIFEDRLGIVVGSLISGILGYLLIRYKVNKPDSQP from the coding sequence ATGCCAATAAAAAATATACAAGATTTTCTTAAATTAGAAGCTGCTAGCGGATTAATACTCATGGCAGCAGCAATTTTAGCGATGATGATCGCCAATTCACCGTTCTCGCCCTATTATGACTTATTACTCAATTTACCTGTAAAAGTAGCGGTAGGCAGCTTTGAAATTGCTAAGCCGTTATTACTTTGGATAAACGATGGCCTAATGGCGTTATTCTTTTTTCTCGTTGGTCTAGAGCTTAAACGGGAGTTTATAGAAGGTGATTTATCTAAACCAGGGCAAATTACACTGCCCGCGATTGGTGCCGTGGGTGGTATGCTGGTACCCGCACTTTGCTACGCCATAATCAATATTGATAACCCCAAAGCGTTAGGTGGTTGGGCTATTCCAACGGCAACTGACATTGCTTTTGCATTAGGAATTTTAGCCATTATTGGTAGTAAAGTTCCTTTACAGTTAAAAGTATTTTTAACCTCGCTTGCTATTTTTGATGATTTAGGCGCTATTATTGTTATTGCATTGTTTTACACCGATCAATTGTCAATGACTTCGTTGGTGGTATCAGCAATCGTGTTAACTATTTTGTTTATCATTAATCGACGAGGTATTACAGATACATCACCCTACATATTCTTTGGTATTGTGCTTTGGGTTGCTGTTTTAAAATCAGGTGTTCATGCCACACTCGCCGGTGTTATTTTAGCGCTGTTTATCCCGATCAAAGGAAAAGAAGATGAGCCGTCACCATTAAAATCGTTAGAACACAATTTACATGCCATGGTGGCATTTATCATTTTACCTATTTTTGCCTTTGCTAATGCAGGGATTAGTTTTTCAGGTATAGGATTTTCTGACATTACATCGCCAGTGCCTTTAGGTATTATTGCTGGCCTTGTTATTGGTAAGCAGCTCGGTGTGTTTGGCTTTTGTTTTGTTGCCATAAAATTAGGGTTTGCCAAGCTCCCTGAAAACGTAAACTGGGGGCTGTTATATGGGGTAGCAATGCTTTGTGGCGTTGGCTTTACCATGAGCTTATTTATTGGCTCCTTAGCGTTTGAACAAACAGCCGGGAGTACGATATTCGAAGACCGTCTAGGAATTGTTGTTGGCTCATTAATTTCAGGAATATTGGGTTATTTATTGATCCGATATAAAGTTAACAAACCAGATTCGCAGCCCTAG
- a CDS encoding elongation factor P hydroxylase has protein sequence MQHNYQDLINLFEQTFFNDYNTRLVKGDHEPLYAPATNVVNFHRIIFAHGYFTSALHEIAHWCIAGAHRRTLEDYGYWYHPDGRSPAQQKHFEQVEVKPQAIEWAFCVVAGIPFHVSADNLQGEDVDSIAFRYAVYQQVRHYISVGFPQRAQQFITALAVFYQSRLPLTDEQFLLDQELYADV, from the coding sequence ATGCAGCACAATTATCAAGATCTTATTAATTTATTCGAACAAACATTTTTTAACGACTACAACACTCGACTGGTAAAGGGTGATCATGAGCCGTTATACGCACCTGCCACTAATGTTGTGAATTTTCATCGCATCATTTTTGCTCATGGTTATTTTACTAGCGCGTTACATGAAATAGCGCATTGGTGTATTGCAGGAGCGCATAGAAGAACGTTAGAAGATTATGGGTATTGGTATCATCCTGATGGGCGATCACCAGCGCAACAAAAGCACTTTGAACAAGTAGAAGTTAAACCTCAGGCGATTGAGTGGGCGTTTTGTGTCGTCGCTGGTATTCCGTTTCATGTATCTGCAGACAATTTACAGGGTGAAGACGTTGATAGCATCGCTTTTCGTTATGCAGTTTATCAACAAGTTAGACATTATATTTCGGTTGGGTTCCCACAGAGAGCCCAGCAGTTTATAACTGCACTTGCCGTCTTTTATCAAAGCCGATTGCCGTTAACTGACGAGCAGTTTTTGTTAGATCAAGAGTTATATGCCGATGTTTAA
- a CDS encoding ATP-NAD kinase family protein, producing MPMFKLGFIINPIAGIGGSVALKGSDGEGIAEQAIALGAKPMANARAKQALTVLLPYKNALTLYTVNGDMGETLAKELGFNYQVVYRSTTTKTCFKDTENAVDSLISAGIDLLLFAGGDGTARNISHRVGDNFPVLGIPAGCKIHSGVYAVTPTAAGRIVELMVTHQLVTLTEADVMDIDESLFREGVVKAKRYGEMQVPAELRYVQATKSGGKELDELVLQDIAADIIDKMDDALVVIGSGSTTAFLMEELGLKNTLLGVDVVHEQRLLANDVTEPQLWQLLHQHKGSIKLVITLIGGQGHIFGRGNQQLSPRIIREIGKENILIIATKAKLTALASRPLIADTGDNTLDDELSGFMPVITGYNDQVYYPVSSPQ from the coding sequence ATGCCGATGTTTAAGTTAGGTTTTATTATTAATCCAATTGCGGGTATTGGTGGTAGTGTGGCCCTTAAAGGTAGTGACGGTGAAGGTATTGCTGAACAAGCCATTGCTTTAGGGGCTAAACCCATGGCCAATGCTCGTGCAAAACAAGCACTAACCGTTTTATTACCCTATAAAAACGCGTTAACACTTTATACGGTTAACGGCGACATGGGAGAAACTTTAGCGAAAGAGCTTGGTTTTAATTACCAGGTTGTTTACCGTTCCACTACAACAAAAACATGCTTTAAAGATACTGAAAACGCTGTTGATAGCTTAATTTCTGCTGGTATCGATCTGTTGTTATTTGCTGGTGGTGATGGAACCGCCCGCAATATATCACATAGAGTTGGCGATAATTTTCCCGTACTTGGTATTCCAGCGGGCTGTAAAATTCATTCTGGTGTTTATGCGGTCACTCCTACTGCTGCAGGTAGAATTGTTGAGTTAATGGTAACGCACCAACTTGTTACCTTAACAGAAGCTGATGTAATGGATATTGACGAATCTTTATTCCGTGAAGGTGTAGTAAAAGCTAAACGTTACGGAGAAATGCAAGTACCTGCTGAATTGCGTTATGTGCAAGCAACTAAGTCTGGTGGTAAAGAATTAGATGAGTTGGTTTTACAAGATATTGCTGCTGATATCATCGATAAAATGGATGATGCGCTTGTTGTTATTGGCTCTGGTTCAACGACGGCTTTTTTAATGGAAGAATTAGGGCTCAAAAATACGTTACTTGGTGTCGATGTGGTTCATGAGCAAAGGCTATTAGCAAATGATGTGACAGAGCCACAATTATGGCAATTGTTACACCAACACAAAGGAAGTATCAAACTTGTTATTACTTTGATTGGTGGGCAAGGTCACATTTTTGGTCGAGGAAACCAACAGTTAAGCCCCCGTATTATCAGAGAAATAGGTAAAGAAAATATATTGATTATTGCTACAAAAGCTAAATTAACTGCGTTAGCTTCTCGGCCATTAATTGCTGATACCGGCGATAATACATTAGATGATGAGTTATCAGGTTTTATGCCGGTGATCACAGGGTATAATGATCAAGTTTATTATCCCGTTTCTAGTCCACAATAA
- a CDS encoding YfcL family protein gives MSIVHLSDLYHHFDQLAAQDVSSDELFASSYIRGFIALSAGEFGDENQVISTPLIEHVSESMTAARTELSPSDREVVKCYWHQLIEQLAVKG, from the coding sequence GTGAGTATCGTTCATTTATCAGATTTATATCATCATTTTGATCAACTAGCGGCACAAGATGTGAGTAGCGATGAGCTATTTGCATCAAGCTATATTCGAGGGTTTATTGCACTATCAGCAGGTGAGTTTGGTGATGAGAATCAAGTAATATCAACGCCGTTAATTGAACACGTTAGTGAAAGTATGACAGCTGCAAGAACTGAACTTTCACCGAGTGATCGTGAGGTTGTTAAATGTTACTGGCACCAATTAATTGAACAGTTAGCAGTTAAGGGGTAA
- the mnmC gene encoding bifunctional tRNA (5-methylaminomethyl-2-thiouridine)(34)-methyltransferase MnmD/FAD-dependent 5-carboxymethylaminomethyl-2-thiouridine(34) oxidoreductase MnmC: protein MTDNNHIHFQEDGSPFSDKFDDIYFDTESGYLQSQRVFIEGNQIREKLLTSQSRLTIAETGFGTGLNFLLTLRLYHELKSTETLPELHFITTEKYPLSGAQLQKSLACLPHLSQFATQLLTQYPETLTGNTELLFCQGKVTLTLLIGDATASLASLSCSNKGMIDAWYLDGFSPAKNPHMWREELFKELGRLSTANASVATFTVAGNVRRGLTNNGFRVQRINYGGKKKEILTGKFQHSARFGKGYQLRPLRSKPQHVSIVGGGIASACLAYKLVHKGIHVTLYCKDKQLAQGASNNPIGALYPLIHQKADELSQFYQHALANARSFYQALISQGASFSHDWCGLLELSFNDKLQKRQQGISDSAIWPNSLIRSVDAKEASQLSGVTLSDGGLYIPDAGWVAPHELTTAIIDLLQPTGLLKVKYNVTVEAIKQLINKKWQLQTNKGQLMASNLVMAAGAETIKIAPISQLPLQPVKGQITALTTNKQSKSLSTVICHKGYLTPESNGIHCIGATFEKDKFDTTTEDQADQYNLRMLKESMGNQLGWQSSDIIDSKARVRCMTPDHLPISGPMAKVSQHTEIYSHLSKDKNWRYQTPAPYMQNLYVLTGLGARGICSAPLLAEILTADICGTPYPVNNEMVFSVSTNRFIIRDIIKRKVAL, encoded by the coding sequence GTGACTGACAATAATCATATCCATTTTCAAGAAGACGGCTCGCCTTTTAGCGACAAATTTGATGACATTTATTTTGATACGGAGTCAGGATATTTACAAAGCCAACGCGTGTTCATTGAAGGTAACCAAATACGCGAGAAGCTGTTAACATCGCAATCAAGGTTAACAATTGCCGAAACTGGGTTTGGTACTGGCCTGAATTTTTTACTCACACTACGGCTATACCATGAGCTTAAATCAACAGAAACATTACCAGAATTACATTTTATCACGACAGAGAAATATCCTCTTAGTGGGGCACAATTACAAAAGTCGTTAGCCTGTTTACCCCATTTAAGCCAATTCGCAACACAATTACTTACACAATACCCTGAAACACTCACGGGTAATACAGAACTGTTATTTTGTCAGGGAAAAGTTACATTAACACTCTTAATTGGCGACGCTACAGCGAGTTTAGCGTCATTGAGCTGCTCAAACAAAGGCATGATAGATGCGTGGTACTTAGATGGTTTTTCACCGGCTAAGAACCCACATATGTGGCGCGAAGAACTCTTTAAAGAACTCGGTAGACTTTCAACTGCCAATGCAAGCGTTGCTACTTTTACCGTTGCTGGAAATGTCCGTAGAGGCTTAACGAACAATGGTTTTCGCGTGCAACGAATCAATTACGGTGGTAAGAAAAAAGAAATTCTTACCGGTAAGTTTCAACACAGTGCTCGTTTCGGTAAGGGCTATCAACTAAGACCACTTCGTTCGAAGCCTCAGCATGTTTCTATTGTTGGTGGCGGTATCGCGAGTGCATGTCTTGCCTATAAATTGGTGCATAAGGGTATTCATGTCACCTTATACTGTAAAGATAAACAACTAGCACAAGGAGCATCGAATAACCCTATTGGCGCGTTATACCCTTTAATACATCAAAAAGCTGATGAATTAAGTCAATTTTATCAACACGCATTAGCAAATGCGCGTTCATTTTATCAAGCGCTAATATCACAGGGAGCTAGTTTTTCTCATGATTGGTGTGGATTATTAGAGCTTTCTTTTAACGACAAATTACAAAAACGCCAACAAGGCATTTCTGATTCTGCAATCTGGCCTAATTCACTTATTCGTAGTGTCGATGCTAAAGAAGCAAGCCAGTTATCTGGGGTAACCTTATCTGATGGTGGCTTGTATATTCCAGATGCTGGCTGGGTAGCTCCTCATGAATTAACAACAGCGATTATAGACTTATTGCAACCTACAGGTTTATTAAAAGTAAAATATAACGTTACTGTTGAAGCGATAAAACAGCTTATTAATAAAAAGTGGCAGTTGCAGACCAACAAGGGGCAATTAATGGCTAGCAATTTAGTGATGGCAGCTGGCGCAGAAACCATTAAAATAGCGCCGATATCACAGCTGCCTCTACAACCTGTTAAAGGTCAAATTACGGCATTAACCACCAATAAGCAAAGCAAAAGTTTATCTACGGTTATTTGCCATAAAGGCTATTTAACCCCTGAAAGTAACGGCATACATTGCATTGGCGCGACCTTTGAAAAAGATAAATTTGATACTACTACGGAAGATCAAGCCGATCAGTACAACCTTAGAATGCTGAAAGAGTCAATGGGTAATCAACTAGGGTGGCAATCTTCAGATATTATTGATAGTAAAGCCAGAGTCCGTTGTATGACTCCTGATCACTTACCAATTTCAGGGCCGATGGCAAAAGTTTCACAGCACACTGAGATCTATTCTCATCTGTCAAAAGATAAAAATTGGCGTTACCAAACACCAGCGCCATACATGCAGAACCTTTACGTATTAACAGGGTTAGGTGCAAGAGGAATTTGTTCAGCGCCGCTTTTGGCGGAAATTTTAACCGCGGATATCTGCGGTACTCCTTACCCTGTCAATAATGAAATGGTATTTAGTGTATCAACCAATCGCTTTATCATTCGCGACATTATCAAACGGAAAGTAGCGCTGTAA